One part of the Arthrobacter sp. EM1 genome encodes these proteins:
- a CDS encoding glycosyltransferase 87 family protein — translation MQETKPPEHRRRVRLVIPSRSDALLRNFTELVGGPMGRRCAPGVISPGFFTVERVLIMLTVLAAVLGILIKSYCRTSGWETPGQFYATCYSDFPELFKNRGLGDGAFPFITPGTFFEYPVLMGFIAGSTAVLVPGGGVSAARILAYFDINATLIAAVWIITVLATARMARRRRWDAAMVAVAPGIILAGTINWDMWAVGLLALGMYCFSRNKLVLAGIFIGLGTATKLYPLLILGAVLLLALRTGKVRAILVTAGAGAAAWLAVNVPVAAANPEGWRYFYQFTEDRPAGYSSPWFAYNLVAGRLGWQPLQAEAINTLALNLFVLACVLIAVLALAASRRPRLAQLAFLIVAAFILTNKVYSPQFVIWLIPLLALARPRWRDFLIWQTVEGLHWAAVWMYLGQVTSGGVSQHNIDMPYYVLAVAFHMIAIGYLMVRVAWDIWDPGYDVVRRQGMDDPQGGPFDGAPDRLRVDLFHPTKSVLPWRKESADA, via the coding sequence ATGCAGGAGACTAAGCCGCCGGAGCACCGCAGACGTGTCCGGCTGGTTATCCCCAGCCGCAGCGATGCCCTGCTGAGGAACTTCACGGAGCTGGTCGGCGGACCGATGGGCCGCCGCTGCGCCCCCGGCGTCATTTCCCCCGGATTTTTTACCGTCGAACGCGTCCTGATCATGCTGACCGTCCTGGCAGCCGTGCTCGGCATCCTCATCAAGTCCTACTGCCGCACCAGCGGCTGGGAAACCCCTGGTCAGTTCTACGCGACCTGCTATTCGGACTTCCCTGAGCTGTTCAAGAACCGCGGGCTGGGAGACGGTGCCTTTCCCTTCATCACCCCAGGGACTTTTTTCGAATACCCCGTCCTGATGGGATTCATCGCCGGCAGCACCGCCGTGCTGGTACCCGGCGGGGGCGTTTCTGCGGCCCGGATTCTTGCCTACTTTGACATCAATGCCACCCTGATCGCCGCCGTCTGGATCATTACGGTGCTCGCCACGGCACGGATGGCCCGCCGACGGCGGTGGGACGCGGCCATGGTGGCGGTGGCTCCCGGTATTATCCTGGCCGGAACCATTAACTGGGACATGTGGGCGGTTGGGCTGCTGGCTCTGGGCATGTATTGCTTCTCCCGGAACAAGCTCGTGCTGGCCGGGATCTTCATCGGACTGGGCACCGCAACCAAGCTCTACCCGCTGCTGATCCTGGGGGCGGTCCTGCTCCTGGCGCTGCGCACGGGAAAGGTACGGGCGATCCTGGTGACTGCCGGCGCCGGCGCTGCCGCGTGGCTGGCAGTCAATGTTCCGGTCGCCGCCGCTAACCCGGAGGGTTGGCGATACTTCTACCAGTTCACCGAGGACCGGCCTGCCGGCTACAGCTCGCCCTGGTTTGCCTACAACCTCGTCGCCGGCCGCCTCGGATGGCAACCCCTGCAGGCAGAGGCGATCAACACCCTCGCCCTGAACCTGTTTGTGCTCGCCTGTGTGCTGATCGCGGTGCTGGCCCTTGCAGCGTCCAGGCGTCCCCGGCTCGCGCAATTGGCGTTCCTGATTGTTGCCGCGTTTATCCTGACCAACAAGGTGTACTCACCCCAGTTCGTCATCTGGCTCATCCCGCTGCTGGCCCTGGCCCGGCCGAGGTGGCGGGACTTCCTGATCTGGCAGACCGTCGAGGGCCTGCATTGGGCGGCAGTCTGGATGTATCTCGGACAGGTGACGAGCGGTGGGGTCTCCCAGCACAATATTGATATGCCCTACTACGTCCTCGCGGTGGCCTTCCATATGATCGCCATTGGCTACCTGATGGTGCGGGTGGCGTGGGACATCTGGGACCCCGGCTATGACGTGGTCCGCCGCCAAGGCATGGATGACCCGCAGGGCGGCCCGTTCGACGGCGCGCCGGACAGGTTGCGGGTGGACCTGTTCCACCCCACTAAATCCGTTCTGCCCTGGCGTAAGGAATCAGCGGATGCCTGA
- the murJ gene encoding murein biosynthesis integral membrane protein MurJ — MKLMSSAKPTPAPSGPADSQAVQSGEVRSSAIMAAGTLVSRFLGFAKTWLLAAALGLGSTVNDTFINANNLPNLIFLLVAGGVFNAVLVPQIIKASKAADRGADYISRLLTLAVLVLLGLTLAVTLLAPSVIELTTQGYSPQQKALAVSFAFWCLPQIFFYGLYALLTQVLNAHGAFGPAMWAPILNNIVAIAGLGMFIGIMGTNAANSHTLDTWDSTQTVLVAGFSTIGVIAQTAILLIPVFRLRLGLRPRFGWRGVGLGQAAKLSVWTLATAAVGQLAFLYVMRIATIPGAERLRLEQTGDPAAGSLPGNAVLEVASQLYLLPHSIIALSLATVLFNRMTRASQDGDRVALRNALSHGLRTMAVATVFGALSLFALAGPLGMFFSGGVPQDGVMLAQTLTILALSTPFMSANFMMSRVFYANEDARTPFFIQLVLAIVNVVTAFAIQFLPFGQIIFAIALLYTGGNILSVIVSAVFLRRLLGHLDGPRIANAYIRMGYAALGSAAAGAVALWLLGSYTPDGFAWSSPIAALVSIIVVGPVMLAAYLLLLKIFRVTELSDLLQPLIGRLRRRSVVPQDAGNLPDGAAAAHPKPERATVSVDTGLIPRISGEFDAASFRAGPDLAEQDERSAHSGPDGGYLPAEDLPSTAEGGLSGDVPLPGRRTYQGPVGHNPYFPFGGRKKK; from the coding sequence ATGAAGCTAATGTCATCTGCCAAACCCACCCCCGCGCCCTCCGGCCCTGCCGACTCCCAAGCTGTCCAATCCGGAGAAGTCCGTTCCAGCGCCATCATGGCCGCCGGCACGCTGGTTTCGCGTTTCCTGGGCTTTGCCAAGACGTGGCTGCTGGCAGCCGCACTCGGGTTGGGCTCCACCGTCAACGACACCTTTATCAATGCCAACAACCTGCCGAACCTGATCTTCCTGCTGGTCGCCGGCGGGGTGTTCAACGCCGTGCTGGTGCCCCAGATCATCAAGGCAAGCAAGGCCGCCGACCGGGGCGCTGATTACATCAGCCGGTTGCTGACGCTGGCCGTCCTGGTATTGCTGGGCCTGACCCTGGCGGTAACGCTGCTGGCGCCTTCGGTCATTGAACTGACCACTCAGGGTTACTCGCCGCAGCAGAAGGCACTGGCGGTGTCCTTCGCGTTCTGGTGCCTGCCGCAGATCTTCTTCTACGGCCTGTACGCCCTCCTGACGCAGGTCCTTAATGCCCACGGAGCGTTCGGTCCGGCAATGTGGGCGCCGATCCTGAACAACATCGTGGCAATCGCCGGGCTGGGGATGTTCATTGGGATTATGGGCACCAATGCGGCCAACTCTCACACCCTGGACACCTGGGACTCGACCCAGACAGTGCTGGTGGCCGGATTCTCGACAATTGGCGTGATTGCCCAGACCGCCATCCTGCTGATTCCGGTGTTCAGGCTCCGGCTCGGACTGCGCCCGCGTTTCGGCTGGCGCGGGGTTGGGCTGGGCCAGGCCGCCAAGCTCAGTGTCTGGACCCTCGCGACGGCCGCCGTCGGGCAGCTTGCTTTCCTCTATGTCATGCGTATCGCCACGATCCCGGGCGCGGAACGGCTCAGGCTGGAGCAGACGGGGGATCCGGCCGCAGGCTCGTTGCCGGGCAATGCTGTGCTGGAGGTGGCGAGCCAGCTTTACTTGCTCCCGCATTCCATCATTGCCCTGTCCCTGGCCACTGTGCTGTTCAACCGGATGACGCGTGCCTCGCAGGACGGCGATCGTGTGGCGCTGCGCAACGCGCTCTCGCACGGGCTGCGAACCATGGCCGTGGCGACGGTTTTTGGTGCCCTTTCCTTGTTTGCCCTAGCCGGACCGCTGGGCATGTTCTTCTCCGGCGGGGTGCCCCAGGACGGCGTTATGCTGGCCCAAACGCTGACCATCCTGGCCCTCAGCACGCCGTTTATGAGCGCCAATTTTATGATGTCCCGCGTCTTCTACGCCAATGAAGATGCCAGGACACCGTTTTTCATCCAACTGGTCCTGGCCATCGTCAATGTGGTTACCGCTTTTGCCATCCAGTTCCTCCCCTTCGGCCAGATCATCTTCGCGATTGCACTCCTGTACACCGGCGGCAACATCCTCTCCGTAATCGTCAGCGCAGTCTTCCTGCGGCGCCTCCTGGGCCACCTGGACGGCCCGCGGATCGCCAATGCCTACATTCGGATGGGCTACGCCGCGCTGGGTTCCGCGGCGGCCGGAGCGGTTGCCCTGTGGCTGTTGGGCAGCTACACCCCCGATGGCTTCGCCTGGAGCAGTCCCATTGCCGCCCTAGTGAGCATCATCGTCGTCGGGCCAGTTATGCTGGCGGCTTATCTGCTGCTGCTCAAGATCTTCCGGGTGACCGAGCTGAGCGACCTGCTTCAGCCACTGATCGGCCGCCTGCGCCGCCGGTCGGTTGTTCCGCAGGATGCCGGGAATCTTCCCGACGGCGCTGCGGCGGCGCACCCGAAACCGGAGCGCGCCACAGTATCGGTGGATACCGGACTCATCCCGAGGATTTCCGGGGAATTCGACGCCGCATCCTTCCGCGCCGGCCCCGATCTGGCTGAACAGGACGAACGCTCAGCCCACAGCGGACCCGACGGCGGCTACCTCCCCGCCGAGGACCTGCCCAGCACCGCTGAGGGCGGCCTGAGCGGTGACGTTCCCCTGCCCGGGCGCAGGACGTACCAGGGCCCGGTGGGCCACAACCCCTATTTTCCGTTCGGCGGCAGGAAGAAAAAATAG
- a CDS encoding ABC transporter substrate-binding protein, which produces MSHPIDVGSVLGGRYKVTATVLTSHDQDLVLDGVDQVLNRAVSILVAGPGNADQVAHSAREVATGERPGSVQILDLGVSDDTTYLITNHASAADLLDLVVSANPPYVEPFFTDTLGSEIFGQPRSSEPETYDGLYDEEDVDAGYINYGTNQPPAAPPAAATRMPSRPTAGPAAGAAAIAGGAAASTANDPETAPQEAAPQVTAPQPVQGRAPGSGERGTTAEDPAESPKVSLWSDDDYDHPDTGNDRAPRQNQAVSAGTGSAADRAPGFFPGSARNTEDPAAEEDYDTDDEPRREPRSMRWLVGGLLAAVLVVGLVLAVTNLGGLFKSTPQPAAVGTSSTVAPSPTSTETSASASPSQAAGPPAVEGVTRLGNFDFAGTYDGDLVKTVDGNGASYWSDMEFATENWGGLASEVPLVVKLKAPAKVSSVTLSQLGASGGNISVYTNDRPSLDGAKKVGSNSFTSPDLTMPLPEPATAQYVIVSIESLPKLAAPKTRYGFGLRLAEIKVQ; this is translated from the coding sequence GTGTCCCACCCGATCGATGTCGGATCAGTACTTGGTGGCCGCTACAAGGTCACTGCCACAGTACTGACCTCACATGACCAGGATCTGGTGCTGGACGGTGTGGACCAGGTACTCAACCGTGCGGTGAGCATCCTTGTGGCCGGGCCCGGCAACGCGGACCAAGTGGCACACAGTGCACGGGAAGTCGCCACCGGCGAGCGTCCCGGCAGTGTGCAGATCCTGGACCTTGGTGTCAGCGACGACACGACGTACCTCATCACCAACCACGCCTCGGCCGCTGACCTGCTGGACCTGGTTGTCTCCGCCAATCCGCCCTACGTCGAACCGTTCTTCACGGACACCCTGGGCAGTGAAATCTTCGGGCAACCCCGCTCCAGCGAGCCCGAAACCTACGACGGACTCTACGACGAGGAAGACGTAGACGCGGGATACATCAACTACGGGACGAACCAGCCGCCGGCCGCACCCCCGGCAGCGGCGACCCGAATGCCCTCACGTCCGACCGCGGGGCCTGCTGCCGGCGCTGCTGCAATCGCCGGCGGCGCCGCGGCGTCCACCGCGAATGACCCCGAGACCGCGCCGCAAGAAGCTGCGCCGCAGGTAACAGCCCCCCAGCCGGTCCAGGGACGCGCCCCGGGCTCCGGCGAACGAGGCACCACAGCGGAGGATCCCGCCGAATCACCCAAGGTTTCGCTGTGGTCTGACGACGATTACGATCACCCGGATACCGGCAACGACCGCGCTCCCCGGCAAAACCAGGCGGTCTCTGCAGGCACCGGCTCCGCAGCGGATCGCGCCCCGGGCTTTTTCCCGGGCTCAGCCCGCAATACCGAGGATCCGGCTGCTGAGGAAGACTACGACACGGACGACGAGCCGCGCCGCGAGCCCCGCTCCATGCGCTGGCTGGTCGGTGGACTACTGGCAGCGGTCCTTGTTGTCGGGCTGGTCCTCGCCGTAACGAACCTCGGTGGCCTTTTCAAGAGCACACCACAGCCCGCCGCCGTTGGTACTTCTTCCACCGTCGCCCCCAGTCCAACCTCAACGGAGACGTCAGCCAGCGCCAGCCCTTCGCAGGCCGCCGGCCCGCCCGCCGTCGAGGGCGTCACCCGGCTGGGGAACTTCGACTTCGCCGGAACGTACGACGGCGACCTGGTCAAGACCGTCGACGGCAACGGAGCCAGCTACTGGTCGGACATGGAATTTGCGACCGAAAACTGGGGTGGGCTGGCCTCGGAGGTTCCACTCGTAGTCAAACTGAAGGCCCCGGCCAAGGTCTCGTCGGTGACGCTGAGCCAATTGGGCGCCTCGGGCGGAAACATCAGTGTTTATACCAACGACCGCCCGTCCCTCGATGGTGCAAAAAAAGTCGGCAGCAACAGCTTCACCTCCCCTGACCTGACGATGCCCCTGCCGGAGCCGGCGACTGCCCAGTACGTCATCGTTTCGATTGAATCCCTGCCCAAGCTCGCTGCACCCAAGACGCGCTACGGATTCGGGCTTCGCCTGGCGGAAATAAAAGTCCAGTAG
- the trxA gene encoding thioredoxin, translated as MSNAKEVTDASFGTDVLASDKPVIVDFWAEWCGPCRKLGPILDEISVEYSEKVDVVKVNVDDNPAIAAQYGITSIPAVYLFQGGEVKSTVIGARPKQFFEKEFADVLS; from the coding sequence ATGAGCAACGCAAAAGAAGTAACAGACGCTAGTTTCGGCACCGATGTACTGGCTTCTGACAAGCCGGTCATCGTGGACTTCTGGGCCGAATGGTGCGGACCGTGCCGCAAGCTTGGTCCGATCCTGGACGAGATCTCGGTGGAATACAGCGAGAAGGTGGATGTCGTTAAGGTCAACGTCGACGACAACCCGGCAATCGCAGCCCAGTACGGGATCACTTCGATCCCGGCTGTTTACCTTTTCCAGGGCGGCGAAGTGAAGAGCACCGTCATCGGGGCTCGACCCAAGCAGTTCTTTGAGAAAGAATTCGCTGACGTTCTGTCCTGA
- a CDS encoding ParB/RepB/Spo0J family partition protein, with the protein MSDKRRGLGRGLGALIPSSAAASGSGSAPSRPVDLFFPEGRKRTPDAGAAAGELVPAEDMVAAPAETSSPAAANIDGSAHTSSKPASETRKAPVRKAPDAETGSQRQGQDVELVEVPGVRFAEIPVTDIHPNRKQPRSVFDEDDMAELVHSVREIGVLQPIVVRTSTEIGGEPYELVMGERRWRAVQAAGLETIPAIVRDTTDDDLLRDALLENLHRSQLNPLEEAAAYQQLLEDFGTTHEQLADRIGRSRPQVSNTLRLLKLPPLVQRRVAAGVISAGHARALLALPDAPAMERMAQKIVAEGMSVRATEEAVTLYQNPTATPKNNIPRPGARHERLDYLASSLSDRLDTNVKISLGARKGRVSIEFASVEDLNRIMDVLTPGAAG; encoded by the coding sequence ATGAGCGATAAGCGACGCGGCCTCGGCCGTGGACTTGGGGCACTCATTCCAAGTTCCGCTGCGGCTTCAGGCAGTGGTTCCGCGCCGTCCCGCCCCGTGGATCTCTTCTTTCCGGAAGGCCGAAAGCGAACACCCGATGCAGGTGCAGCAGCTGGTGAATTAGTCCCCGCCGAGGACATGGTGGCGGCGCCGGCGGAGACGTCTTCGCCGGCAGCGGCAAACATTGATGGGTCGGCGCATACGTCCTCGAAGCCTGCTTCCGAAACCAGGAAGGCGCCGGTCCGCAAGGCGCCGGATGCTGAGACTGGTTCCCAAAGGCAGGGCCAGGACGTGGAGCTCGTCGAAGTTCCCGGGGTCCGGTTTGCGGAGATTCCGGTCACCGACATCCATCCCAACCGGAAACAGCCCCGTTCGGTCTTCGACGAGGACGATATGGCAGAGCTGGTGCATTCAGTTCGTGAAATCGGCGTCCTCCAGCCAATTGTTGTTCGTACTTCAACCGAAATAGGTGGAGAACCCTACGAGCTTGTTATGGGCGAGCGTCGTTGGCGGGCTGTACAGGCTGCTGGGCTCGAAACCATTCCGGCCATCGTGCGGGATACGACGGATGATGACCTGCTTCGCGACGCCCTCTTGGAGAACCTCCACCGCAGTCAGCTGAACCCGCTGGAAGAGGCCGCGGCATACCAGCAGCTGCTGGAAGATTTTGGCACCACACATGAACAACTGGCGGACCGTATTGGGCGATCCCGGCCCCAGGTGTCCAACACACTGCGTCTGCTCAAGCTGCCTCCACTGGTTCAGCGCCGCGTAGCTGCCGGTGTTATCTCTGCCGGTCATGCCCGCGCGCTGCTCGCCCTCCCCGACGCCCCCGCGATGGAAAGAATGGCCCAAAAGATCGTTGCCGAGGGTATGTCCGTCCGCGCGACGGAGGAAGCTGTAACGCTGTATCAGAACCCGACAGCGACACCGAAAAACAACATTCCGCGGCCCGGTGCACGGCACGAGCGCCTGGACTATCTGGCGTCTTCACTTTCTGACCGCCTTGATACCAACGTCAAGATCTCGTTGGGGGCGCGAAAGGGTCGTGTCAGTATTGAATTCGCAAGCGTGGAGGATCTAAACCGCATCATGGATGTCTTGACGCCGGGAGCGGCAGGATAG
- a CDS encoding NUDIX hydrolase, which translates to MAHPVPSAPGRRTNAPLPSAIGANVAPVQHSGQASLPTVEEISAGGVVVDTTDAELRVAIIARLNRGGRLEWCLPKGHPEGRESNEEAAVREIAEETGIEGKILAPLGSIDYWFTVSGHRVHKTVHHYLLQATGGDLTIENDPDKEAVDVAWVPIHELARKLSFPNERRIADLAKDVLPDHR; encoded by the coding sequence ATGGCCCACCCCGTACCGAGCGCTCCCGGCAGGAGGACAAACGCACCGTTGCCATCGGCAATCGGTGCCAACGTCGCGCCGGTGCAGCACTCCGGGCAGGCGTCCCTCCCTACTGTCGAGGAAATTTCGGCCGGCGGCGTTGTGGTGGACACCACCGACGCCGAACTCCGCGTAGCGATTATTGCCCGCCTAAACCGCGGCGGGCGGCTGGAATGGTGCCTCCCGAAGGGTCACCCGGAGGGCAGGGAAAGCAACGAGGAAGCCGCCGTCCGTGAAATCGCGGAGGAAACCGGCATCGAGGGCAAGATCCTCGCCCCGCTGGGCAGCATCGACTACTGGTTTACGGTCAGCGGACACCGCGTGCACAAAACCGTCCACCATTATCTGCTGCAGGCCACCGGCGGTGACCTGACGATCGAGAACGATCCGGATAAAGAAGCCGTGGACGTCGCCTGGGTTCCCATTCACGAACTGGCCCGGAAGCTTTCTTTCCCGAACGAGCGCCGCATCGCCGACCTCGCCAAGGATGTCCTTCCGGACCACCGCTAG
- a CDS encoding CCA tRNA nucleotidyltransferase, which translates to MAHAHHEIYPHTVDFQVDPVVLELGQRFVDAGHELSLVGGPVRDLFLGRTSPDLDFTTDATPDQTVALIKKWADNFWEIGRAFGTIGMRKSGFQIEITTYRAEAYDPDSRKPVVAFGKSLTDDLLRRDFTINAMALRLPALELVDPFGGVRDLQALILATPGAPESSFSDDPLRMMRAARFAAQLGITVHGDVRAAMSRMAERITMISAERVRDELVKLICAPHPRSGVDLLVDTGLAGFVLPEVSALRLEADEHHRHKDVYQHSLQVLEQAAALETASDGAVPGPDFVLRFAALMHDAGKPATRRFEAGGAVSFRHHDMVGSKLTSKRMKALRFDNDTTKAVAKLVELHMRFYGYGDAGWSDSAVRRYVTDAGPLLERLHRLTRSDVTTRNQRKAERLSFAYDDLEARIAALREQESLEAVRPDLDGGRIMEILGLKPGPVVGRAYNFLLEERMEHGPLDADVAEAKLHQWWAAQPESALPLSTEES; encoded by the coding sequence ATGGCGCACGCACATCACGAGATTTACCCGCACACCGTTGATTTCCAGGTAGACCCGGTGGTCCTGGAGCTCGGGCAACGGTTTGTCGACGCCGGCCACGAGCTCTCCTTGGTGGGCGGACCCGTTCGCGACCTTTTCCTGGGCCGGACTTCCCCCGATCTGGATTTCACCACCGACGCCACTCCGGACCAGACAGTTGCCCTCATCAAGAAATGGGCTGATAACTTCTGGGAGATCGGGCGGGCCTTCGGCACCATCGGGATGCGCAAGTCGGGCTTCCAGATCGAAATCACCACCTACCGCGCCGAAGCCTATGATCCCGATTCCCGCAAACCCGTCGTTGCGTTCGGAAAGTCGTTGACGGATGACCTGCTGCGCCGCGACTTCACGATCAACGCCATGGCACTGCGCCTACCGGCGCTAGAACTCGTGGATCCATTCGGCGGAGTACGCGACCTGCAGGCGCTAATCCTCGCCACCCCGGGCGCGCCGGAAAGTTCCTTCTCCGATGATCCGCTGCGCATGATGCGTGCTGCCCGTTTTGCCGCGCAGCTGGGAATCACTGTGCACGGGGATGTCCGCGCCGCCATGTCCCGGATGGCAGAACGAATTACCATGATCTCGGCCGAACGCGTTCGCGATGAACTGGTCAAACTCATTTGCGCCCCGCACCCCCGGTCCGGAGTGGACCTGCTCGTGGACACGGGACTGGCCGGCTTTGTCCTTCCTGAGGTCTCGGCCCTGCGGCTGGAGGCGGATGAACACCACCGGCACAAGGACGTCTACCAGCACTCGCTCCAGGTCCTGGAGCAGGCGGCTGCACTTGAAACAGCCAGCGACGGCGCCGTGCCGGGTCCGGACTTTGTGCTGCGGTTCGCCGCGTTGATGCACGACGCCGGCAAGCCGGCCACGCGCCGTTTCGAAGCGGGCGGCGCCGTGAGCTTCCGCCACCACGACATGGTCGGGTCCAAACTAACGTCAAAACGAATGAAGGCGCTGCGCTTCGACAACGACACCACAAAAGCTGTGGCCAAGCTGGTGGAACTGCACATGCGCTTCTACGGCTACGGCGATGCCGGCTGGAGCGATTCTGCCGTCCGACGCTATGTCACCGACGCCGGTCCGCTCCTGGAGCGGTTGCACCGGCTCACCCGCTCGGATGTGACCACCCGCAACCAGCGCAAGGCCGAACGGCTTTCCTTCGCCTACGACGACCTGGAGGCACGGATTGCGGCGCTGCGCGAGCAGGAATCCCTCGAGGCCGTCCGCCCGGACCTGGACGGCGGCCGGATCATGGAAATCCTGGGACTCAAGCCGGGACCCGTCGTCGGCCGGGCCTACAATTTCCTCCTGGAGGAACGGATGGAGCACGGGCCGCTGGATGCCGATGTGGCCGAGGCCAAACTTCACCAATGGTGGGCAGCCCAGCCCGAGTCCGCCCTCCCACTTTCAACCGAGGAGTCCTAA
- a CDS encoding histidine phosphatase family protein, which yields MIAPSNSPRPQLWILRHGETEWSKSGQYTGLTDVPLTVEGEQQSVEARKVLDAVDFDLVLTSPLRRARRTAELAGFPDAQLEPLAVEWDYGDYEGISSDLIRKDNPEYLIWTHDVPNGESLDDVAARADKIVARVLESGLDNVLIVAHGHFSRILTARWLGLDAHEGRHFVLGTAKVCTLGWDKKTPAVVRWGL from the coding sequence GTGATTGCACCCTCCAACAGTCCCCGTCCGCAGCTGTGGATCCTCCGGCACGGCGAAACCGAGTGGTCCAAGAGCGGCCAATACACCGGCCTCACCGACGTGCCGCTCACAGTGGAGGGCGAGCAGCAGTCCGTTGAGGCCCGCAAGGTACTCGACGCCGTCGACTTTGACCTGGTGCTGACTTCACCGCTTCGCCGGGCCCGGCGAACCGCGGAACTGGCTGGATTTCCCGACGCGCAACTGGAACCCCTCGCGGTCGAATGGGACTACGGCGATTACGAGGGCATCAGTTCGGACCTCATCCGCAAGGACAACCCGGAGTACCTGATCTGGACCCACGACGTGCCCAACGGCGAATCGCTGGATGACGTTGCCGCGCGCGCAGACAAGATCGTGGCCCGGGTGCTGGAATCCGGCCTGGATAATGTGTTGATCGTGGCCCACGGACACTTCTCCCGGATCCTCACCGCGCGGTGGTTGGGGCTCGATGCGCACGAAGGACGCCACTTCGTCTTGGGAACCGCCAAAGTCTGCACACTCGGTTGGGATAAAAAGACGCCGGCAGTGGTCCGCTGGGGCCTATAA
- the trxB gene encoding thioredoxin-disulfide reductase, whose product MSNAENSTSEVRDVIIVGSGPAGYTAAVYTARANLKPLLLAGSVTAGGELMNTTDVENYPGFPDGIMGPDLMENFEKQAARFGTEIQFEDVTELDLEGDIKTVTTGSGETFRARSIILSTGSAYRELGLPNEKRLSGHGVSWCATCDGFFFKDQDIAVIGGGDSAMEEALFLTKFAKSVTVVHRRETLRASKIMADRALAHEKISFVWNTGVEDVLGEDKVTGLRLKNLVAGTETELAVTGVFMAIGNDPRTDLVKGKLDLTPEGTIAVAGRTSKTSLKGVFAAGDVIDPTYRQAITASGSGCVAALDVEHYLADLPA is encoded by the coding sequence GTGAGCAACGCAGAAAACAGCACGTCCGAAGTACGTGATGTCATCATCGTCGGCTCCGGCCCCGCGGGCTACACCGCAGCGGTGTACACCGCACGCGCCAACCTGAAGCCGCTGCTCCTGGCAGGATCGGTAACCGCCGGCGGCGAGCTGATGAACACAACCGACGTCGAGAACTACCCCGGTTTCCCGGATGGCATCATGGGTCCGGACCTGATGGAAAACTTTGAAAAGCAGGCCGCGCGGTTCGGTACCGAAATCCAGTTTGAGGACGTAACAGAACTGGACCTTGAAGGCGACATCAAGACGGTGACCACTGGCTCGGGGGAGACCTTCCGCGCCCGCTCCATCATTTTGTCGACGGGTTCGGCCTACCGCGAGCTTGGCCTCCCCAATGAGAAACGTCTATCCGGCCACGGCGTGAGCTGGTGCGCAACCTGCGACGGTTTCTTCTTCAAGGATCAGGACATCGCCGTGATCGGCGGGGGTGACTCGGCTATGGAAGAGGCGCTGTTCCTTACCAAGTTCGCGAAGTCCGTCACAGTGGTCCACCGTCGTGAGACCTTGCGTGCGTCCAAGATCATGGCCGACCGCGCCCTTGCCCACGAAAAGATCAGCTTCGTCTGGAACACCGGCGTCGAGGACGTGCTCGGTGAAGACAAGGTCACCGGCCTTCGGTTGAAGAACCTTGTGGCGGGCACTGAGACCGAACTTGCCGTTACGGGTGTTTTTATGGCCATTGGCAACGATCCCCGCACGGACCTCGTCAAGGGCAAGTTGGACCTGACTCCCGAGGGAACCATCGCCGTCGCCGGGCGCACCTCGAAGACAAGCCTCAAGGGTGTGTTTGCGGCAGGCGACGTCATCGACCCGACATACCGCCAGGCCATCACGGCTTCGGGTTCCGGCTGTGTAGCCGCACTCGACGTCGAGCACTACCTGGCCGACCTCCCCGCCTAA